A genomic region of Zea mays cultivar B73 chromosome 6, Zm-B73-REFERENCE-NAM-5.0, whole genome shotgun sequence contains the following coding sequences:
- the LOC100281932 gene encoding 40S ribosomal protein S12-like, with amino-acid sequence MADQETVAVVEAPTPVLGEPMDLMTALQLVMKKSGAHDGLVKGLREAAKAIEKHAAQLCVLAEDCDQPDYVKLVKALCAEHNVHLVTVPSAKTLGEWAGLCKIDSEGKARKVVGCSCVVVKDYGEESEGLNIVQEYVKSH; translated from the exons ATGGC GGATCAGGAGACCGTAGCTGTGGTTGAGGCACCTACCCCGGTTCTTGGGGAACCGATGGACCTGATGACTGCCCTGCAGCTCGTCATGAAGAAGTCAGGTGCTCATGATGGCCTTGTGAAGGGTCTTCGTGAGGCTGCCAAAGCCATCGAGAAGCATGCCGCTCAGCTCTGCGTGCTTGCCGAGGACTGCGACCAGCCTGATTATGTCAAGCTGGTGAAGGCTCTCTGCGCTGAGCACAATGTCCACCTGGTTACTGTGCCTAGCGCCAAAACTCTTGGAGAGTGGGCTGGG CTTTGCAAGATCGACTCTGAGGGCAAGGCGAGGAAGGTTGTAGGCTGCTCCTGTGTTGTTGTCAAG GACTACGGCGAAGAATCTGAAGGCCTTAACATAGTGCAGGAGTACGTCAAATCGCACTAG
- the LOC100281932 gene encoding 40S ribosomal protein S12-like isoform X1 translates to MPTTQEAHQFTMILCFGRDQETVAVVEAPTPVLGEPMDLMTALQLVMKKSGAHDGLVKGLREAAKAIEKHAAQLCVLAEDCDQPDYVKLVKALCAEHNVHLVTVPSAKTLGEWAGLCKIDSEGKARKVVGCSCVVVKVSISFPTVLLQATTFNYICVSCFLSATFGSPGLRRRI, encoded by the exons ATGCCTACAACACAGGAAGCTCATCAGTTCACGATGATTTTGTGCTTTGGCAGGGATCAGGAGACCGTAGCTGTGGTTGAGGCACCTACCCCGGTTCTTGGGGAACCGATGGACCTGATGACTGCCCTGCAGCTCGTCATGAAGAAGTCAGGTGCTCATGATGGCCTTGTGAAGGGTCTTCGTGAGGCTGCCAAAGCCATCGAGAAGCATGCCGCTCAGCTCTGCGTGCTTGCCGAGGACTGCGACCAGCCTGATTATGTCAAGCTGGTGAAGGCTCTCTGCGCTGAGCACAATGTCCACCTGGTTACTGTGCCTAGCGCCAAAACTCTTGGAGAGTGGGCTGGG CTTTGCAAGATCGACTCTGAGGGCAAGGCGAGGAAGGTTGTAGGCTGCTCCTGTGTTGTTGTCAAGGTGAGTATATCATTTCCTACGGTACTACTACAAGCGACCACTTTCAATTATATTTGCGTAAGCTGTTTTTTGTCTGCTACATTTGGATCACCAGGACTACGGCGAAGAATCTGA